The following proteins are encoded in a genomic region of Sneathiella marina:
- a CDS encoding YeeE/YedE thiosulfate transporter family protein yields MILWISIVCIGLAGLIGFSAHRASLCSVRAVEELLTTRRGFMLASFVKSSLWVMGATLLITLFVPVDVMMTVGKELSLLTLVGGLLFGVGATINGGCAFSTLTRLGGGNIGVLLSLVGFVVGAALLELIPMGPFSSLAVDTQTGMSLLTRWHMPLAIALSLWMLWELAKLRRSFSPSGWKNKVTASHYRLSTAALLMGVSNAILYVLVGAWPYTYVLGHTARNAVTGAAMPAVIYWLLFVALVVGVFLSAWQGHRFRLVLAPNRQWLNYLFGGVLMGAGAGFIPGGNDVLMFQGLPSLSPHALPAFVAMMIGIALTLTLMRLLGRGIPVIDCGNDICAIDDK; encoded by the coding sequence ATGATACTTTGGATCAGCATCGTCTGCATTGGATTGGCAGGATTAATCGGATTCTCTGCGCATCGCGCCAGCCTGTGCTCTGTCCGGGCCGTTGAAGAATTGCTGACCACCCGGCGTGGCTTTATGCTTGCCAGCTTTGTGAAATCGTCCCTGTGGGTGATGGGCGCGACACTTTTGATCACCTTGTTTGTACCAGTGGACGTCATGATGACTGTGGGCAAGGAACTTTCCCTTTTGACCTTGGTTGGAGGATTGCTCTTTGGAGTAGGGGCGACCATAAATGGTGGATGTGCGTTCTCTACTTTGACCCGGCTTGGTGGCGGCAATATTGGGGTGCTGCTCTCGCTCGTCGGGTTTGTAGTGGGCGCTGCGTTGCTTGAATTGATACCTATGGGCCCCTTTTCATCCTTGGCCGTGGACACTCAAACCGGGATGTCGCTTTTGACCCGATGGCACATGCCGCTGGCCATCGCATTGTCTTTATGGATGCTCTGGGAGTTGGCAAAGTTGAGGCGTAGCTTCAGTCCTTCAGGATGGAAAAACAAGGTGACGGCTAGCCATTATCGACTATCGACCGCGGCATTATTGATGGGGGTGAGCAATGCCATCCTCTATGTCCTTGTGGGGGCCTGGCCATATACATATGTCTTGGGCCATACTGCGCGTAATGCAGTAACCGGTGCGGCGATGCCAGCGGTCATTTACTGGCTGTTGTTTGTGGCGCTGGTGGTTGGTGTGTTTCTATCAGCCTGGCAAGGCCACCGGTTTCGCTTGGTTCTTGCTCCCAATCGCCAATGGCTGAACTATTTGTTTGGCGGGGTGTTGATGGGTGCAGGCGCAGGCTTTATCCCCGGTGGGAATGACGTGCTGATGTTTCAAGGCTTGCCATCGCTATCGCCTCATGCTTTGCCGGCTTTTGTTGCAATGATGATTGGCATTGCACTTACCCTGACATTAATGCGTCTGCTGGGACGGGGCATCCCGGTTATCGATTGTGGGAATGATATCTGCGCCATTGATGACAAATAG
- a CDS encoding DMT family transporter gives MSKEKKETENTQPARPWLGLLAASTIVVIWSGWLVTSRAGVQSTLTVYDLLAFRFGIASLFALPFVLYAKPWRHMTFQQLWVTTAVIGLPYSLIIFSAFHDAPAAHGAVFMNGMLPTLIMVLGYIMFREKPTSQHILGAILIIIGASFAAFGIAGFDVSTTWFGDLLFVAAGSLFAVYMILNRVWHLSVTQIWLCGSVLNAIMFLPIYFLFLPSGISETPMDHLWFQMGYQGIVPNIIGLVLISVAVRNVGPSVTAALMSGVPGVGAFLAYIFLGETPTWLGVISLMILTPGIIISSLPSLRNARTPGLTNPR, from the coding sequence ATGTCCAAAGAAAAAAAAGAAACTGAAAACACGCAACCTGCGCGGCCCTGGCTCGGCCTTTTAGCAGCTTCGACCATTGTTGTTATCTGGTCGGGATGGTTAGTGACCAGCCGCGCTGGTGTACAATCGACCCTGACTGTCTATGACTTGCTGGCTTTTCGTTTCGGCATTGCTAGCCTGTTTGCTTTGCCATTCGTGCTCTATGCCAAGCCTTGGCGTCATATGACATTTCAGCAGCTTTGGGTGACAACGGCGGTGATCGGATTGCCCTATTCCTTGATCATCTTCAGCGCCTTTCATGATGCCCCTGCGGCTCATGGGGCGGTGTTTATGAACGGAATGCTGCCCACCTTGATCATGGTGCTGGGCTATATCATGTTCCGGGAGAAGCCCACATCACAGCATATTCTGGGTGCAATCCTGATTATCATTGGCGCAAGCTTTGCCGCCTTCGGTATTGCTGGATTTGATGTTTCCACAACCTGGTTCGGAGATCTTTTGTTTGTCGCCGCCGGTAGTCTATTTGCCGTCTACATGATCCTTAACCGGGTCTGGCACCTGTCCGTGACACAGATCTGGCTCTGTGGATCGGTCCTCAACGCCATCATGTTTTTACCCATATATTTTTTGTTTCTTCCCTCCGGAATCAGTGAAACACCCATGGATCATCTCTGGTTTCAGATGGGATATCAGGGAATCGTGCCCAATATTATTGGTCTTGTTCTCATTTCCGTTGCCGTGCGCAATGTTGGCCCATCGGTGACGGCGGCCTTGATGTCCGGCGTGCCGGGAGTTGGTGCGTTTCTGGCTTATATTTTTCTTGGCGAAACGCCAACATGGCTGGGTGTAATCAGCCTGATGATCCTGACCCCCGGTATTATTATCTCGAGCCTGCCAAGCTTGCGCAATGCACGAACGCCGGGTTTGACCAATCCCCGTTGA
- the acdA gene encoding 3-sulfinopropanoyl-CoA desulfinase, whose protein sequence is MTLPSNAQLDLQLAARDLAQAEILPAAAQTDKTEQYPWDNVEKLTQAGFMGMTIPKEYGGRGLSYYDAVLVIEEMAKVCGVTGRIVVEANMGAIGAVMKYGSNTQKELAAKHVLAGDKPAICITEPNAGSAATEMTTTATKKDGRYVINGKKHWITGGGVSKMHLIFARVMENGVSQGIAGFLAVRDETEGLIIGKREPAMGLRGIPETEVIFENMEVDEGMAVIPPEGLKRGFAGLMTAYNGQRIGAATVALGIGQGSYEVALDYAKSRHQFGRPIAEFQGLQWKLADMSIGLEASRALIHNAAAGAGDGFPDMRAAAQAKVMASETAIKVTNEALQIHGAMGYSRNLPLERMARDARMFTIGGGTAEILRTQIAGSILGMKTPQNRDGYVNYSREAAE, encoded by the coding sequence ATGACCCTACCCTCCAACGCCCAATTGGACTTGCAACTGGCCGCCCGCGACCTCGCGCAGGCGGAAATCCTCCCAGCTGCAGCACAAACGGATAAAACAGAGCAATATCCCTGGGACAATGTTGAGAAACTGACCCAGGCTGGGTTTATGGGCATGACTATCCCGAAGGAATATGGCGGACGCGGCCTCAGCTACTATGATGCCGTACTAGTGATTGAGGAAATGGCAAAAGTCTGCGGCGTTACCGGGCGGATCGTGGTGGAGGCCAATATGGGCGCCATCGGTGCCGTCATGAAATACGGATCAAACACCCAAAAAGAACTTGCGGCAAAACATGTGCTCGCAGGGGACAAACCCGCCATCTGTATCACGGAGCCCAATGCCGGTAGTGCCGCCACGGAAATGACCACAACCGCCACTAAGAAAGACGGCCGCTATGTGATCAATGGCAAAAAACATTGGATCACCGGTGGCGGCGTTTCCAAGATGCATCTGATCTTCGCCCGGGTCATGGAAAATGGTGTTTCTCAAGGTATTGCCGGATTTCTCGCCGTGCGTGACGAGACAGAAGGATTGATCATCGGCAAACGCGAACCTGCCATGGGACTGCGTGGCATTCCCGAAACCGAAGTTATTTTTGAGAATATGGAGGTTGATGAGGGAATGGCTGTCATCCCGCCTGAAGGATTGAAACGCGGTTTTGCCGGGTTGATGACTGCCTATAACGGCCAACGCATTGGTGCCGCGACTGTTGCCCTCGGTATCGGTCAAGGATCCTATGAAGTCGCTCTTGACTATGCCAAATCACGGCATCAGTTTGGCCGTCCTATCGCGGAGTTCCAGGGCCTGCAATGGAAACTGGCGGATATGTCCATTGGGTTGGAAGCCTCTCGTGCCTTGATCCATAACGCCGCAGCCGGTGCTGGTGACGGCTTCCCAGATATGCGAGCTGCGGCACAAGCCAAGGTTATGGCCTCCGAAACCGCGATCAAGGTCACCAACGAAGCCCTGCAAATCCACGGGGCCATGGGATATTCCCGCAACCTGCCACTGGAGCGCATGGCCCGCGATGCCCGTATGTTCACCATCGGCGGCGGTACAGCGGAAATCCTGCGCACCCAAATCGCCGGCTCCATCCTCGGTATGAAAACCCCTCAGAATCGCGATGGCTATGTAAATTATTCCCGAGAAGCAGCAGAGTAA
- a CDS encoding NIPSNAP family protein: protein MLLDVRTYVTKPGKLNACLALYEQYGKAPQSRILGQPLAFLKTETGNINEYVHIWMFKDAGDRETKRATLWADAEWLAYVKRSGELGALVSQENKLMTPVEFYDCPPAG, encoded by the coding sequence ATGCTACTTGATGTTCGAACTTATGTGACAAAACCCGGAAAACTGAACGCTTGCTTGGCCTTGTATGAACAATATGGAAAAGCGCCGCAATCCAGAATTTTAGGGCAACCGCTGGCTTTTTTGAAAACCGAGACCGGAAATATCAACGAGTATGTGCATATTTGGATGTTCAAGGATGCAGGTGATCGCGAAACCAAGCGTGCGACACTTTGGGCGGATGCGGAATGGCTGGCATATGTAAAACGGAGTGGGGAGCTTGGTGCCTTGGTAAGTCAGGAAAACAAGCTCATGACCCCGGTTGAATTTTACGACTGCCCTCCAGCGGGTTAA
- the yghU gene encoding glutathione-dependent disulfide-bond oxidoreductase — protein sequence MTESSSYVPPKVWKWESENGGQFAKINRPIAGHTHEKELPVGKHPMQLHSLGTPNGVKVTIMLEELLALGFEGAEYNAFIINIGEGDQFGSGFVEINPNSKIPALLDRSTEPPTRVFESGAILLYLAEKFGALLPSDPAHRAECLSWLFWQMGSAPYLGGGFGHFYAYAPHKIEYAIDRFAMEVKRQLDVLDRHLADNQYMCGDEYTIADIAIWPWYGLLVAGKAYSAGEFLDTKSYKHVNRWMKQIGEREAVKRGRIVNKSTGEPHEQLRERHDASDFDTKTQDKISDS from the coding sequence ATGACAGAGTCCTCATCATATGTCCCGCCAAAAGTCTGGAAATGGGAAAGTGAAAATGGTGGCCAGTTTGCCAAAATCAATCGGCCAATCGCCGGTCATACTCACGAAAAGGAACTGCCTGTCGGAAAACATCCCATGCAACTTCACTCGCTCGGGACACCCAATGGGGTCAAGGTGACCATTATGCTGGAAGAGCTTTTAGCCCTGGGATTTGAAGGCGCCGAGTATAATGCCTTTATCATCAACATCGGCGAAGGGGATCAATTCGGAAGTGGATTTGTTGAAATCAATCCGAACTCAAAAATTCCTGCGCTTCTTGACCGTAGTACCGAGCCGCCGACCCGGGTGTTTGAATCCGGTGCTATCTTGCTCTATCTCGCCGAAAAATTCGGAGCGCTTTTACCTTCAGATCCAGCTCACCGGGCGGAATGCCTTTCCTGGCTCTTCTGGCAAATGGGGAGTGCACCATATTTAGGTGGCGGCTTTGGCCATTTCTATGCCTACGCCCCCCATAAAATCGAATACGCCATCGATCGCTTTGCTATGGAAGTGAAACGGCAGTTGGATGTTCTCGATCGTCATTTGGCCGACAACCAGTATATGTGCGGGGATGAATACACCATTGCCGATATTGCTATCTGGCCCTGGTATGGCCTGTTGGTCGCCGGCAAAGCCTATAGCGCCGGTGAATTTCTGGATACTAAATCTTACAAGCACGTAAATCGCTGGATGAAACAGATTGGTGAACGTGAAGCTGTGAAAAGAGGCCGTATCGTCAATAAATCAACTGGCGAACCCCATGAACAATTGCGCGAACGGCATGATGCCAGCGATTTTGACACAAAGACACAAGACAAAATCAGCGACAGTTAA
- a CDS encoding SDR family NAD(P)-dependent oxidoreductase yields MGTAIIIGAGEGLSASLARKLHLRGHTIVLAARNIEKLDDLQKETNAFLVACDAADTNDMEKVFAAADALGEPLDIAVYNPSARVRGGITELDPEAVKSAILITSYGAFLMAQQAAKRMIPQANGAILLTGASAGVKGYPNSSTFAMGKFALRGLAQSLARELHPQGIHIGHFVIDGGIRSTARPERIDAPDNPDSMLDPEAIADSYLHLLDQPRSSWSWEMEVRPWVETF; encoded by the coding sequence ATGGGGACTGCCATTATTATTGGCGCGGGCGAGGGCCTTTCCGCGTCCTTAGCGCGTAAACTACATCTTCGTGGACATACTATTGTTCTGGCCGCCCGCAATATCGAAAAACTTGACGATTTGCAAAAGGAAACGAACGCATTTTTGGTTGCTTGCGATGCCGCTGACACCAATGACATGGAAAAAGTCTTTGCCGCCGCCGATGCCCTGGGTGAGCCGCTTGACATAGCCGTATATAATCCGTCAGCCCGGGTTCGAGGCGGCATTACAGAGCTCGATCCCGAGGCCGTAAAATCCGCCATTCTGATCACCAGCTATGGAGCGTTCCTAATGGCCCAGCAAGCGGCAAAGCGCATGATACCACAAGCAAACGGCGCAATCTTGCTCACAGGCGCATCAGCCGGCGTCAAGGGATATCCAAACTCCTCCACCTTCGCAATGGGCAAATTTGCATTGCGTGGATTGGCCCAGAGCCTTGCCCGGGAGCTTCACCCACAAGGCATCCATATTGGTCATTTCGTTATTGATGGCGGTATCCGCAGTACGGCACGACCAGAGCGTATTGACGCCCCGGACAATCCAGATTCCATGCTTGATCCTGAAGCCATTGCAGACAGTTACTTGCATCTCCTCGACCAACCGCGTTCAAGCTGGTCTTGGGAAATGGAAGTACGTCCCTGGGTGGAAACATTCTGA
- a CDS encoding TauD/TfdA dioxygenase family protein: protein MVRLQKLTGFMGAEIEGADLRQPISAKLHTFLHLALRDHQVVILRDQTLNCDQHKHFTEVFGPLMKLPYVEPLDEDEYIIAVLKEAEEQGTGVFGGEWHSDFSFLENPPAGSVLYAHDVPDVGGDTVWANQVAAYASLPPDLKEFVTGRQAIHVGAPYGVLHAPPEEAQANTSIRMVRNDPSADRETRHPAVLTDPDTDRKSLFLNPIYTKRFEDLSASDSQPILQEIYRHATRPDFSYRHHWRVGDVVIWNNRTCLHYATNDYDGNRRLLHRTTFTGPSPI, encoded by the coding sequence ATGGTTCGCTTACAGAAATTGACCGGGTTTATGGGCGCAGAGATTGAAGGTGCCGATTTGCGTCAGCCAATCTCCGCAAAGCTTCATACTTTCCTTCATCTAGCTTTGCGGGACCATCAAGTGGTTATCCTTCGGGATCAGACCCTGAATTGCGATCAACATAAACATTTCACGGAAGTTTTCGGACCTCTGATGAAATTACCCTATGTCGAACCTCTGGATGAAGATGAATATATTATCGCAGTCCTGAAAGAAGCTGAAGAACAAGGGACCGGAGTATTCGGTGGAGAATGGCATTCAGATTTCAGTTTTCTTGAAAATCCGCCTGCGGGTTCCGTTCTCTACGCCCATGACGTCCCGGATGTGGGAGGAGATACGGTCTGGGCCAACCAAGTGGCCGCCTATGCCAGCCTGCCTCCTGACTTGAAAGAGTTTGTCACCGGCCGGCAGGCCATTCACGTCGGCGCACCTTATGGGGTGCTGCACGCCCCGCCTGAAGAGGCACAAGCAAATACTTCCATTCGCATGGTTCGAAATGACCCCAGCGCGGACCGTGAAACCCGGCATCCCGCTGTTCTGACCGATCCGGATACGGACCGAAAATCGCTTTTTCTCAACCCCATTTATACAAAACGATTTGAAGATTTAAGCGCATCGGATAGCCAGCCTATCCTTCAGGAAATCTACAGACATGCAACGCGTCCTGACTTTTCGTACCGGCATCACTGGCGCGTCGGCGACGTTGTTATCTGGAACAATCGAACTTGCCTTCATTACGCAACAAATGACTACGATGGTAATCGCCGGTTGCTACATCGAACGACTTTCACAGGGCCTTCACCAATCTAG
- a CDS encoding TauD/TfdA family dioxygenase, whose product MNNHDRIDVNIEGPTAWTTGSLGSVGGVFGISDACYKEIQKLATFLEENPLPVTSLNSAEFDLPHCRAIMQEVKGELEKGCGFALIDRLPLEYMPPEIAISIYWVLMGMIGRAVAQKWDGKMVYGVADSTGKQPGNGIRADVTNAEQNFHTDNSYNICPPDHVTLLCLHPARDGGISRVVSLNTAHNRLRESHPELLERLYEPFYFDRQREHGPEDRKIINRPIFSVSNGRLKSRLSASLVRQGYELAEKPLDVKGQEAIAALYEILDDPDLYREFFFKPGQIQIVDNRMLAHKRTQFSDWPEPERKRRLIRLWLRQDGRTFYNG is encoded by the coding sequence ATGAATAATCACGATAGGATAGACGTCAATATTGAAGGCCCCACTGCCTGGACTACAGGCAGTCTTGGCTCTGTGGGAGGGGTTTTTGGTATTTCCGACGCTTGCTACAAAGAAATCCAAAAGCTGGCGACGTTTCTGGAAGAGAATCCCCTACCCGTAACCAGTCTTAATTCAGCAGAATTTGATTTGCCCCATTGCCGGGCAATCATGCAGGAAGTTAAGGGTGAGCTGGAGAAAGGATGTGGGTTTGCCCTCATCGACCGACTACCGCTCGAATACATGCCACCGGAAATTGCCATTTCCATATATTGGGTCCTGATGGGGATGATCGGCAGAGCCGTTGCCCAGAAATGGGACGGCAAGATGGTCTATGGCGTGGCAGATTCCACAGGCAAGCAACCAGGCAACGGCATCCGCGCCGATGTAACCAACGCAGAGCAGAATTTTCATACTGATAACTCCTATAATATTTGCCCGCCAGATCATGTTACGCTGCTTTGTCTGCATCCGGCCCGCGACGGCGGTATTAGTCGCGTAGTCAGTCTCAATACTGCCCATAACCGATTGCGGGAATCCCACCCGGAGTTGTTGGAGCGGCTATATGAACCCTTTTATTTTGACCGACAACGGGAACATGGACCCGAAGATCGGAAAATCATCAATCGCCCTATTTTTTCCGTCTCCAACGGACGCTTAAAATCCCGCTTGTCTGCCTCTCTTGTGCGGCAAGGGTATGAGCTGGCGGAAAAACCGCTAGACGTAAAAGGACAGGAGGCCATCGCAGCGCTATATGAAATCCTCGACGATCCAGACCTGTACCGCGAGTTTTTTTTTAAACCAGGTCAGATACAAATCGTCGATAACCGTATGCTGGCCCATAAAAGAACCCAATTTTCCGACTGGCCGGAGCCGGAACGCAAGCGTCGGCTCATCCGGCTGTGGCTTCGTCAAGACGGTAGAACGTTTTATAACGGATAA
- a CDS encoding phytanoyl-CoA dioxygenase family protein: protein MMERPFREITQEEIAAFHTDGIVFLKGFFNMDWVEKLREQAEIDLASPGRLHQELTQGENGGRFFFDTFLWTFNEGFKEFVMSSPAAEIAGQMMKADKINVFFDQLLIKEPGTSERTPWHQDLPYWPVDGEQVCTLWLALDPVDAETGAVEYVKGSHLWGQGYKPPAFAGDDKYKLPLPPVPDIEAQRDDLDIAQFEFEPGDCTIHHGKLVHGAPGNARADLRRRAYVTRWAGDDAIYTPDPEKQEMMWDPEIEAGGPLDSDLWPIIWQRS from the coding sequence ATGATGGAACGTCCCTTTCGCGAGATTACACAAGAAGAAATTGCCGCTTTTCATACAGATGGCATCGTCTTTCTGAAGGGTTTTTTCAACATGGATTGGGTTGAAAAACTCCGTGAGCAAGCGGAGATAGACCTGGCGTCACCGGGGCGCTTGCACCAGGAACTTACACAGGGTGAAAATGGTGGGCGCTTCTTTTTCGATACGTTTTTATGGACCTTTAACGAGGGCTTCAAAGAATTCGTCATGTCATCACCCGCAGCGGAAATAGCCGGGCAGATGATGAAGGCTGATAAAATAAATGTCTTCTTTGACCAGCTTCTGATCAAGGAGCCGGGTACGTCAGAACGCACACCGTGGCATCAGGATTTACCCTATTGGCCGGTGGATGGCGAGCAAGTATGCACCCTATGGCTTGCTCTTGACCCAGTAGATGCAGAAACCGGTGCTGTAGAATATGTCAAAGGCTCGCATTTATGGGGGCAGGGTTATAAACCTCCGGCGTTTGCCGGCGATGACAAATACAAACTGCCGCTGCCGCCGGTTCCGGATATTGAAGCACAACGGGATGATTTGGACATCGCGCAGTTTGAATTCGAACCCGGCGACTGTACCATTCATCACGGCAAGCTGGTGCATGGGGCGCCAGGTAATGCGCGGGCTGACTTAAGACGACGTGCCTATGTTACCAGATGGGCTGGAGACGACGCAATTTACACGCCGGACCCAGAGAAACAAGAGATGATGTGGGACCCGGAAATTGAAGCAGGTGGCCCGCTTGATAGCGATTTATGGCCAATAATCTGGCAACGGTCGTGA
- a CDS encoding LysR family transcriptional regulator has translation MNLQQLETFRWVVALGSFTKAARKLNTTQSTISMRISELENELGVQFLDRTKRQVKLTRSGVELLEYATNIHAEVTALKAKVASPETMTGSIKIGAAELVALTWLPDLVAKLSHLFPNIDIELEVGLAGDIREKTVSGDTDLGIVPGDGDFAKGIEAIPLGKIRFAFMASPKLEVRQRELTPKDLEDWPLISLGPNSILSDLQENWFRAHDAQPQKQDRTNSMEVSAGLVRSGLGVSLLPVNYYSEDVQLDRMRILKTKPALPPIPFYSIFATANNSPLIQKTIEIAGQVSETAE, from the coding sequence ATGAACCTACAACAATTGGAAACCTTTCGCTGGGTTGTCGCATTAGGATCCTTTACCAAGGCTGCGCGTAAATTGAACACCACGCAATCCACCATCTCCATGCGGATATCCGAGCTGGAAAATGAACTGGGTGTTCAATTCCTGGATCGTACGAAAAGGCAGGTAAAACTGACCAGAAGCGGCGTAGAATTGTTGGAATATGCAACAAATATTCATGCCGAAGTGACCGCCCTCAAGGCAAAGGTTGCCAGCCCGGAGACTATGACCGGATCCATAAAAATCGGTGCGGCGGAGCTTGTTGCCCTGACATGGCTGCCTGATCTGGTGGCAAAGCTCAGCCATCTTTTTCCGAACATTGATATTGAGCTGGAAGTAGGGCTGGCCGGTGATATTCGAGAAAAAACAGTGAGCGGTGATACTGACCTGGGTATTGTTCCCGGCGACGGTGACTTTGCGAAAGGCATAGAGGCGATCCCTTTAGGCAAGATCAGATTTGCGTTTATGGCATCCCCTAAACTGGAGGTGCGACAGCGGGAGCTGACCCCCAAGGATCTGGAGGATTGGCCGCTTATTTCCCTGGGGCCGAACTCCATTTTGTCGGATCTTCAGGAAAACTGGTTTCGGGCGCATGACGCCCAACCGCAGAAGCAGGATCGAACAAACTCCATGGAAGTTAGTGCCGGGCTGGTTCGATCGGGCCTCGGGGTGTCCTTACTGCCTGTGAACTATTATTCGGAAGATGTGCAGTTAGATCGCATGCGGATTTTGAAAACAAAACCGGCGCTCCCCCCCATTCCTTTTTACAGCATTTTCGCAACGGCCAATAATTCACCATTGATTCAGAAAACGATCGAGATTGCGGGACAGGTAAGCGAAACTGCGGAGTAG
- a CDS encoding acetyl-CoA C-acetyltransferase, whose protein sequence is MTDAYIIDTCRTPRGIGKVGKGSLAHLHPQYLGATVLKALAERNDFNTAEVDDIIWGTSTQTGKQSSDLGRMAALTAGYDQKSSGTTLDRFCGSGITTVNMAAAQIMSGMEDLVIAGGTEMMSYTASVGNPEVLPMLDQGNMKLREMHPQSQQGVCADAIATLEGIDRKAVDELAVESQTRADRAIREGRFNKSVITVKNEDGSVALDREEFPRPGTTMESLAGLKTVFSMWRDIPVDENGETFGTLIQRQYPQIKEFDHVHHAGNSSGVVDGAAALLLASREYAQKNNLKPRARIVATANMGDCPTLMLNAPVPAAKKALAKANLTPNDIDLWEINEAFAVVAEKFIRDLKLDRDKVNVNGGAMALGHPIGATGSILISTLLDELERQDKKRGLVTMCAAGGMAPAIIIERL, encoded by the coding sequence ATGACCGACGCATATATTATCGACACCTGCCGTACACCACGCGGCATTGGCAAAGTGGGTAAAGGCAGCCTGGCCCACCTGCATCCACAATATCTCGGTGCCACAGTGCTCAAAGCCCTGGCTGAACGAAATGACTTCAATACGGCAGAAGTCGACGACATAATCTGGGGAACCTCCACGCAAACAGGCAAGCAATCAAGTGATCTTGGTCGCATGGCTGCGTTGACAGCAGGATACGACCAAAAATCTTCTGGTACGACCTTGGACCGGTTCTGCGGATCCGGCATTACAACCGTCAATATGGCGGCGGCGCAGATCATGTCCGGCATGGAAGATCTGGTCATTGCTGGCGGTACTGAGATGATGAGCTATACCGCATCCGTCGGAAATCCCGAAGTATTGCCCATGTTGGATCAAGGCAATATGAAACTGCGCGAAATGCATCCGCAGTCCCAGCAAGGGGTTTGCGCCGATGCCATTGCCACTTTGGAAGGCATCGACCGTAAGGCCGTTGATGAGCTTGCCGTCGAAAGCCAGACCCGGGCGGACCGCGCCATTCGTGAAGGACGGTTTAATAAATCTGTCATTACCGTCAAGAATGAGGACGGCTCCGTCGCCCTGGACAGGGAAGAGTTTCCCCGCCCCGGCACAACCATGGAGTCCCTAGCCGGATTGAAAACCGTTTTCAGCATGTGGCGGGATATCCCAGTAGATGAGAACGGGGAAACCTTCGGAACGCTAATTCAGCGACAGTATCCTCAGATTAAGGAGTTTGATCATGTGCATCATGCCGGAAATTCCTCTGGTGTGGTCGATGGTGCGGCTGCCTTGCTTCTGGCCTCACGGGAATACGCGCAAAAGAATAATTTGAAACCACGTGCCCGGATCGTTGCCACGGCCAATATGGGCGACTGCCCTACACTGATGCTCAACGCTCCAGTTCCGGCGGCGAAAAAGGCTCTGGCTAAAGCAAATTTGACACCCAATGACATAGACCTTTGGGAAATCAACGAAGCTTTCGCTGTTGTCGCGGAGAAATTCATTCGCGATTTGAAACTGGACCGGGACAAGGTCAATGTAAATGGCGGCGCCATGGCACTGGGCCATCCCATCGGTGCCACGGGCTCTATTTTAATCAGCACCTTGCTTGACGAATTGGAACGTCAGGATAAAAAACGGGGTCTTGTTACCATGTGTGCAGCAGGCGGAATGGCCCCGGCTATTATTATCGAACGGCTCTAG